Part of the Companilactobacillus zhachilii genome is shown below.
CTAACTGAAGTATCTTTGATGACCCGCATCAATTGCTCGCTTTCTTGCAAAATACTATAACGCATATGATGCATAGCTGGGCCGTCAATCGGATGGTGCAAGAAAATTAGTGAATCTTTGGGACTATTAGTTAAGTTATCTTGTAGCCAGTCTAATTGCTCCTGACCAATATAACCTTGTTCATAGTTGTAAAATTTGCTATCTAAAAAGTATAAATTGGCTTGTTCCGTCTCAATTGAATAATAATACTTACTCTGTGGAACTTGTTTTAAATACCCTTTAAAGAAGGCCCTCGTTCGATCATGATTACCCAGCACTACTTGAATCGGAATATTTAACATGTCACGATAATGCTCAATAATCTTGGCTAACCGACTGTAATCATCCGTTGTTCCTTCATGAATAAGGTCACCCGTAATCACAATTAGATTAGGCTTCACTGGCATTTTAGCAACATCCAAGAAAATATTATCTAACTTTACATAAGGGTCAATTTTTTGATTATTAGCTAAAGGTGCACCATCTGGCGTCAAATGTGTATCGGTAATTTGAATTATTTTGTAATTACTCATAGTTGCCCCCAATATAAATTATTTTCAGTCTCCAGATCAAACAAAATACTCGACTTTTGACTTAAAGTAACAAAAATATTTTCCCCAATTGTGTAATCAAGTTCATTTACGATTGCT
Proteins encoded:
- a CDS encoding metallophosphoesterase family protein — translated: MSNYKIIQITDTHLTPDGAPLANNQKIDPYVKLDNIFLDVAKMPVKPNLIVITGDLIHEGTTDDYSRLAKIIEHYRDMLNIPIQVVLGNHDRTRAFFKGYLKQVPQSKYYYSIETEQANLYFLDSKFYNYEQGYIGQEQLDWLQDNLTNSPKDSLIFLHHPIDGPAMHHMRYSILQESEQLMRVIKDTSVRAVFSGHIHFETSFVKNGILLHSTDSSAYHIVCDDAHRHLIYDATYYDIITISDGEIGTETRCLYEGQDIINHVDVEETDFINEDIFD